One Phycisphaera mikurensis NBRC 102666 DNA window includes the following coding sequences:
- a CDS encoding OmpA family protein: MNPTTTRTGLTALTGLLTLCFLSAGCVPQSQSDAWRKKYQAADESIMELRLELEGREDELAALRGRSGVNGQLSAEAEALRAQNQQLRDTLAMAQEQLRSVAGSPLPAELTSDLEALAADNPDLMTFDPNTGMIRFRSDVTFALGKTDVQEGARQLLAQVAGVLSSPAASGYEVRVVGHTDNVPVTNAANVQKYEDNWGMSAFRAISVMRVLSENGVPQERISVTGYGPMQPVEPNGPRGSEANRRVELFLTPQTAAVSNGAMSEPRPADPVMAEPASIEPMAAPGPADTPAMFK, translated from the coding sequence CCGGCCTGCTCACGCTCTGCTTCCTCTCCGCCGGCTGCGTGCCGCAGAGCCAATCGGACGCCTGGCGGAAGAAGTACCAGGCGGCCGACGAATCGATCATGGAGCTCCGGCTCGAGCTCGAGGGCCGCGAGGACGAGCTGGCGGCGCTGCGGGGGCGTTCCGGCGTGAACGGCCAGCTCTCGGCCGAGGCCGAGGCGCTGCGGGCCCAGAACCAGCAGCTGCGCGACACCCTCGCGATGGCGCAGGAACAGCTCCGCAGCGTCGCCGGCTCGCCGCTGCCGGCGGAGCTGACCAGCGACCTGGAGGCCCTCGCCGCCGACAACCCCGACCTGATGACCTTCGACCCGAACACCGGGATGATCCGCTTCCGCAGCGACGTCACCTTCGCGCTCGGCAAGACGGACGTGCAGGAGGGCGCCCGCCAGCTGCTCGCGCAGGTCGCCGGGGTGCTCTCCTCGCCGGCGGCCTCGGGCTACGAGGTCCGCGTCGTCGGCCACACCGACAACGTGCCGGTGACCAACGCGGCGAACGTGCAGAAGTACGAGGACAACTGGGGCATGTCCGCCTTCCGCGCGATCTCGGTGATGCGGGTGCTCAGCGAGAACGGCGTGCCGCAGGAGCGGATCAGCGTCACCGGCTACGGCCCGATGCAGCCGGTGGAGCCCAACGGGCCCCGCGGCTCCGAGGCGAACCGCCGCGTCGAGCTGTTCCTCACGCCGCAGACGGCCGCCGTGTCCAACGGGGCGATGTCTGAGCCGCGGCCCGCCGATCCGGTGATGGCCGAGCCCGCCAGCATCGAGCCGATGGCCGCCCCCGGGCCCGCCGACACCCCGGCGATGTTCAAGTGA
- a CDS encoding M16 family metallopeptidase, with protein sequence MSAGSGVLYRRATLPNGLRVVAEIDPGAHTAAVGYFVNTGARDEDAAAMGVSHFLEHMMFKGTAEKSADEVNQAFDDFGADYNAFTSHERTVYYAHVLPEFLEPATDLLGEILRPSLRGADFDVEKKVILEEIGMYDDRPEWVLQDRLLERHFAHAGPGGRLHGGGFRVLGTAQTVGALTPERMRAYFDRRYSPGNVAVAAAGNLDFDRLVGQVAARCGGWPAVDTARDLSAPALPAGVRRFADTDADLSRHYLGLICPGPAASDPRRHAAAVLAVLLGDSDNSRLHWALVDPGLADEASASFQAADGRSGDPAGSFMAWATCDPGRAAEVEAKLLETVDGVVAAPDFSEADVAAAVNKAATGLTLLAERPAGRMHRLGSQLLALGENHGLDEQLAALRAVTPDAIASLVADFPWDPRTVAVLGPNG encoded by the coding sequence GTGAGCGCCGGCAGCGGCGTCCTCTACCGCCGCGCCACGCTGCCCAACGGGCTGCGGGTGGTGGCCGAGATCGACCCCGGGGCGCACACCGCCGCGGTCGGCTACTTCGTGAACACCGGGGCCCGCGACGAGGACGCCGCGGCCATGGGCGTGTCGCACTTCCTCGAGCACATGATGTTCAAGGGCACCGCGGAGAAGTCCGCGGACGAGGTCAACCAGGCGTTCGACGACTTCGGGGCCGACTACAACGCCTTCACCTCGCACGAGCGGACCGTGTACTACGCGCACGTGCTGCCGGAGTTCCTCGAGCCCGCGACCGACCTGCTCGGCGAGATCCTCCGTCCGTCGCTGCGCGGAGCCGACTTCGACGTGGAGAAGAAGGTCATCCTCGAGGAGATCGGCATGTACGACGACCGGCCGGAGTGGGTCCTGCAGGACCGCCTGCTGGAGCGGCACTTCGCCCACGCCGGCCCCGGCGGGCGGCTCCACGGCGGCGGCTTCCGCGTGCTCGGCACGGCCCAGACCGTCGGCGCCCTCACGCCCGAGCGGATGCGGGCCTACTTCGACCGGCGCTACAGCCCCGGCAACGTTGCGGTCGCCGCGGCGGGCAACCTGGACTTCGACCGGCTCGTCGGGCAGGTCGCCGCCCGCTGCGGCGGCTGGCCCGCCGTCGACACCGCCCGCGATCTCTCGGCACCCGCGCTGCCCGCGGGCGTCCGCCGCTTCGCCGACACCGACGCGGACCTCTCGCGCCACTACCTCGGCCTGATCTGCCCCGGCCCCGCCGCGAGCGACCCGCGGCGCCACGCCGCCGCCGTGCTGGCGGTGCTGCTGGGCGACTCCGACAACTCGCGGCTCCACTGGGCGCTGGTCGACCCGGGCCTGGCCGACGAGGCCTCGGCCAGCTTCCAGGCCGCGGACGGCCGCAGCGGCGACCCGGCCGGGTCGTTCATGGCCTGGGCCACCTGCGACCCCGGCCGCGCCGCCGAGGTGGAGGCGAAGCTGCTGGAGACGGTCGACGGCGTCGTCGCGGCGCCGGACTTCTCCGAAGCCGACGTCGCCGCCGCGGTGAACAAGGCCGCCACCGGGCTGACGCTGCTCGCCGAGCGTCCCGCCGGGCGCATGCACCGCCTCGGCTCGCAGCTGCTCGCGCTCGGCGAGAACCACGGCCTAGACGAGCAGCTCGCGGCGCTGCGGGCGGTGACGCCCGACGCGATCGCGTCGCTGGTGGCGGACTTCCCGTGGGATCCGCGGACCGTGGCGGTTCTGGGCCCCAACGGCTGA
- a CDS encoding RNA polymerase sigma factor: MPARSTNPPPEGEPLDGLLRRGFGYALCLTHDAAAAEDLLQEALLGIARRGGPWHAGYLLAAVRNAWVDEHRRRGRRLPTSPLDAVAEDELVEPPADSVPRDELLGGLLGHLRPPDRELLYLAAVEGHTAAELAALTGRPRGTVLSSLFRAKKKLRRLASHLAPGAGRLAPAGESR, translated from the coding sequence GTGCCGGCCCGCTCCACGAACCCGCCGCCCGAGGGCGAGCCGCTCGACGGGCTGCTCCGCCGCGGCTTCGGCTACGCGTTGTGCCTCACCCACGACGCGGCCGCGGCGGAGGACCTGCTGCAGGAAGCGCTCCTGGGCATCGCCCGCCGCGGCGGCCCCTGGCACGCCGGCTACCTGCTGGCCGCCGTCCGCAACGCCTGGGTCGACGAGCACCGGCGGCGTGGCCGCCGGCTCCCGACCTCCCCGCTGGACGCCGTCGCCGAGGACGAACTCGTCGAGCCGCCGGCGGATTCGGTCCCGCGGGACGAGCTGCTCGGCGGGCTGCTCGGGCACCTGCGCCCGCCGGACCGCGAGCTGCTCTACCTCGCCGCCGTCGAGGGGCACACCGCCGCGGAGCTCGCGGCGTTGACCGGCCGCCCCCGCGGCACGGTGCTCAGCTCGCTCTTCCGCGCGAAGAAGAAGCTCCGGCGGCTGGCGTCCCATCTCGCGCCCGGCGCCGGGCGCTTGGCTCCGGCAGGAGAATCCCGATGA